A genomic segment from Piliocolobus tephrosceles isolate RC106 chromosome X, ASM277652v3, whole genome shotgun sequence encodes:
- the ARGLU1 gene encoding arginine and glutamate-rich protein 1 has product MGRSRSRSSSRSKHTKSSKHNKKRSRSRSRSRDKERVRKRSKSRESKRNRRRESRSRSRSTNTAVSRRERDRERASSPPDRIDIFGRTVSKRSSLDEKQKREEEEKKAEFERQRKIRQQEIEEKLIEEETARRVEELVAKRVEEELEKRKDEIEREVLRRVEEAKRIMEKQLLEELERQRQAELAAQKAREEEERAKREELERILEENNRKIAEAQAKLAEEQLRIVEEQRKIHEERMKLEQERQRQQKEEQKIILGKGKSRPKLSFSLKTQD; this is encoded by the exons ATGGGCCGGTCTCGGAGCCGGAGCTCGTCCCGCTCCAAGCACACTAAGAGCAGCAAGCACAACAAGAAGCGCAGCCGGTCCCGGTCGCGATCCCGGGACAAGGAGCGCGTGCGGAAGCGTTCCAAATCTCGGGAAAGTAAACGGAACCGGCGGCGGGAGTCGCGGTCCCGCTCGCGCTCCACCAACACGGCCGTGTCCCGGCGCGAGCGGGACCGGGAGCGCGCCTCGTCCCCGCCCGACCGCATCGACATCTTCGGGCGCACGGTGAGCAAGCGCAGCAGCCTGGACGAGAAGCAGAAgcgagaggaggaggagaagaaagcgGAGTTCGAGCGGCAGCGAAAAAT TCGACAgcaggaaatagaagaaaaactcaTCGAGGAAGAAACAGCACGAAGAGTGGAAGAATTGGTGGCAAAAAGGGTGGAGGAAGAACTGGAGAAAAGGAAGGATGAAATTGAACGAGAAGTTCTCCGAAGGGTGGAGGAAGCCAAACGCATCATGGAAAAGCAGTTGCTCGAAGAACTCGAGCGACAGAGACAAGCTGAGCTTGCAGCACAAAAAGCTAGAGAG GAGGAAGAACGTGCAAAACGTGAGGAGCTAGAGCGAATACTGGAAGAGAATAACCGAAAAATTGCAGAAGCACAAGCCAAACTG GCCGAAGAACAGTTGAGAATTGttgaagaacaaagaaagatTCATGAGGAAAGGATGAAACTAGAACAAGAACGGCAACGTcaacaaaaagaagaacaaaaaattatCCTGGGCAAGGGGAAGTCCAGGCCAAAACTGTCCTTCTCATTAAAAACCCAGGATTAA